A single Leptidea sinapis chromosome 2, ilLepSina1.1, whole genome shotgun sequence DNA region contains:
- the LOC126972346 gene encoding probable deoxyhypusine synthase has protein sequence MDSIPTEKQKSLAPDIALNAVLVQSQDLPAETPTVAGYDWESGTDYNKILESYARSGFQATNFGKCVLEINKMLKCRSVALSEETSDAYEEDIFIKKKTNCTIFLGYTSNMISSGLRDTIRFLVKNKLVDCIVTTAGGVEEDFIKCLAPTYVGDFNLNGKVLRTRGINRIGNLLVPNDNYCLFEEWVTPLLNEMLDEQLNEGVIWTPSKIIARLGEKINNESSVCYWAWRNNIPIFSPALTDGSLGDMMYFHSYKRPGFVIDILGDLRRLNTMAVKANNTGVIILGGGVIKHHINNANLMRNGADYAVYVNTASEFDGSDSGARPDEAVSWGKIRPNATPVKLYADATLVFPLLVAQTFAKHHFINKKNV, from the coding sequence ATGGATTCAATACCTactgaaaaacaaaaatctCTTGCTCCCGATATTGCGTTGAATGCGGTACTAGTTCAGAGTCAAGATCTTCCAGCAGAAACACCTACGGTGGCAGGATACGACTGGGAAAGTGGAACAGATTACAATAAAATTCTTGAAAGCTATGCACGCTCCGGGTTCCAAGCAACGAACTTCGGAAAGTGCGTGTtggaaatcaataaaatgctcAAATGCCGTTCGGTGGCTCTCAGTGAAGAAACAAGTGATGCATACGAAGAAGAtatctttattaaaaagaaGACAAACTGTACTATATTCTTAGGTTATACCTCTAACATGATATCATCTGGTCTTCGTGACACTATCAGATTTTTAGTGAAAAATAAGCTGGTAGATTGCATAGTTACCACTGCAGGTGGAGTTGAGGAAGATTTCATTAAATGTTTAGCACCAACATATGTTggagattttaatttgaatggAAAAGTTTTACGGACAAGAGGAATCAATAGGATTGGCAATCTCTTAGTACCTAATGATAATTATTGCTTATTTGAAGAATGGGTAACTCCATTACTTAATGAAATGTTAGATGAACAGCTAAATGAAGGAGTGATCTGGACACCATCTAAAATTATAGCTAGGTTAggagaaaaaattaataatgagaGTTCTGTATGCTATTGGGCTTGGCGGAATAATATTCCAATATTTAGTCCAGCATTAACTGATGGTTCTCTTGGCGATATGATGTATTTCCACTCATATAAACGACCTGGATTTGTTATTGACATATTAGGGGACCTAAGAAGGTTGAATACAATGGCTGTAAAAGCAAACAATACAGGAGTAATAATATTAGGGGGAGGAGTTATAaaacatcatataaataatGCAAATCTAATGAGAAATGGTGCGGATTATGCTGTTTATGTGAATACAGCAAGTGAGTTTGATGGCAGCGATTCTGGGGCAAGGCCTGATGAGGCAGTCTCTTGGGGCAAAATCCGACCAAATGCAACACCAGTGAAATTGTATG